In the Bacillus shivajii genome, one interval contains:
- a CDS encoding DUF951 domain-containing protein produces MSEKNYDLNNIVEMKKPHPCGENRWKIIRMGMDIRIKCLGCDHSIMLPRREFDKKMKKVLE; encoded by the coding sequence ATGAGTGAAAAAAACTATGATTTAAATAACATTGTAGAAATGAAGAAGCCGCACCCTTGTGGTGAAAACCGCTGGAAAATTATTCGTATGGGCATGGATATACGAATAAAATGTCTCGGTTGTGACCATAGTATTATGCTTCCTAGAAGAGAGTTTGATAAAAAGATGAAGAAAGTATTAGAGTAG
- a CDS encoding YkvI family membrane protein gives MLLSGLKWTFLIVGTMIGAGYASGRELWQFFGSESSFAILLFSILFFICSYVVMKISYEKKSAHYIPVLKELMGRRLTKVYDGMIILYLFSTTMIMIAGGGATLQVLHVPYWFGVVIISVLLVLLFIWGINGMTSMNAMIIPVLIISLVGTLLVFQWTSGFSFQFDVTKQHNWPSAFTFTALNILPLVAVLGAIGHKINHRGELWVASLGSAVILGTVSFLYNESLLKVAHEVMLYEIPLFAILKHYPYFMVLLMSGLLWVAIYTTAASGMLGLCTRFREFVKLPYWMIAFLFVILMIPLTTIGFSRLISILYPLYGILNLYVLAAIILHPIMHRFDEKVINS, from the coding sequence ATGTTGTTATCGGGGTTGAAATGGACGTTTCTTATTGTGGGTACTATGATCGGGGCAGGATATGCATCTGGTAGGGAGTTATGGCAATTCTTTGGATCAGAAAGTAGTTTTGCAATCCTACTTTTTTCAATATTATTCTTTATATGTAGCTACGTTGTTATGAAAATAAGCTATGAAAAAAAATCAGCACACTATATCCCTGTTTTAAAAGAGTTGATGGGTAGAAGGTTAACAAAAGTTTATGATGGAATGATTATTCTATATTTATTTTCTACAACGATGATCATGATTGCAGGAGGTGGGGCAACACTTCAAGTGTTGCATGTGCCGTATTGGTTTGGTGTTGTGATTATTTCTGTTTTACTCGTACTTTTATTTATTTGGGGAATTAACGGGATGACTTCAATGAATGCGATGATCATTCCGGTATTAATTATTAGTTTAGTAGGGACATTATTAGTATTTCAGTGGACATCGGGGTTTTCCTTTCAGTTTGATGTAACGAAGCAACATAATTGGCCATCAGCATTTACGTTTACAGCATTAAACATTTTACCTCTGGTTGCCGTACTAGGAGCAATTGGACATAAAATTAATCACCGTGGTGAGTTATGGGTTGCCAGCTTAGGGAGTGCGGTTATTTTAGGAACTGTCTCATTTTTATATAATGAATCATTGTTAAAGGTCGCTCATGAGGTGATGTTATATGAAATTCCATTATTTGCGATTTTAAAGCATTATCCATACTTTATGGTGTTGTTGATGTCTGGACTGTTATGGGTGGCGATTTATACGACAGCAGCCTCAGGCATGCTCGGATTATGTACAAGGTTTCGAGAATTCGTAAAACTACCATATTGGATGATCGCATTTCTTTTTGTTATATTAATGATACCACTTACAACGATAGGCTTTTCAAGGCTTATTTCAATCCTTTATCCTTTATATGGCATCTTAAATTTATATGTCCTAGCAGCAATTATTTTACACCCAATCATGCACCGATTTGATGAAAAAGTCATCAATTCATAG
- the yyaC gene encoding spore protease YyaC — protein sequence MNKMAKQMATYFPTDNRDIVIVCIGTDRSTGDSLGPLVGTKISERLHHGITVYGTLEEPVHAKNLEDTLQMISVSHKSPFIIGIDACLGRSSSVGIMTLGEGPVRPGIAVKKQLPSVGDIHITGIVNVSGFMEMMVLQNTRLSIVMKMANIISRSIIYANRLRQTDEKESKTSI from the coding sequence ATGAATAAAATGGCGAAACAAATGGCTACTTATTTCCCTACAGATAATAGAGATATTGTCATTGTTTGTATTGGGACAGATCGTTCAACAGGTGATAGCTTAGGTCCACTGGTTGGTACAAAAATTAGTGAGCGACTTCACCACGGCATCACGGTTTATGGAACATTAGAAGAACCTGTTCATGCAAAGAATTTAGAAGATACATTACAAATGATCAGCGTAAGTCATAAGTCCCCATTTATAATCGGAATCGACGCCTGCTTAGGACGCTCCTCTAGTGTTGGAATCATGACCTTAGGAGAAGGTCCCGTACGTCCAGGAATTGCAGTGAAAAAGCAATTACCTAGTGTAGGTGATATTCATATAACAGGGATAGTTAATGTGTCAGGCTTTATGGAAATGATGGTTCTTCAAAATACTAGACTATCCATTGTTATGAAAATGGCTAATATCATCTCCCGCTCCATCATTTATGCAAATCGACTTCGTCAAACGGACGAAAAGGAATCGAAAACTTCTATATAA
- a CDS encoding DUF554 domain-containing protein: MVLLGTLINGLAIIIGAWLGSKLKGFSDEMKETVTKGIGLAVIVLGLMMAMESHQFIIVILSLAFGGVLGERLNIEGKLNEVGNWLQRKMNKNKESNIAEGFVAATLVFVVGAMAIIGALDSGLRQDHSVLLTKSVLDGFFSIIFAATLGIGVLFSAFPVIIYQGSIALSATLIATSIPEEWLDFIISEITSVGGIMIIGIGLNIIGLTKIRIANLLPAILFVIILVIIYVSFLAI; the protein is encoded by the coding sequence ATGGTATTATTAGGCACATTGATTAATGGGCTTGCGATTATTATTGGAGCTTGGCTAGGGTCGAAATTAAAGGGTTTTTCCGATGAGATGAAAGAAACAGTGACAAAAGGTATTGGTTTAGCTGTTATTGTCCTTGGGTTAATGATGGCAATGGAGAGTCACCAATTTATTATTGTGATTCTTAGTTTAGCATTTGGTGGAGTCCTGGGAGAAAGGTTAAACATTGAAGGGAAATTAAATGAAGTTGGGAATTGGCTACAGAGAAAAATGAACAAAAATAAAGAATCGAATATTGCCGAAGGATTTGTAGCAGCAACTTTAGTTTTCGTCGTTGGTGCAATGGCAATTATCGGTGCACTTGACAGTGGGTTAAGACAGGACCATTCAGTATTACTAACAAAATCTGTTTTAGATGGCTTTTTCTCGATCATTTTTGCAGCAACTTTAGGAATTGGTGTCTTGTTTTCTGCATTTCCGGTCATTATTTATCAAGGGAGTATTGCATTATCGGCGACCTTGATTGCAACAAGTATCCCTGAAGAATGGCTTGATTTTATTATTAGTGAAATCACATCTGTTGGTGGAATTATGATCATTGGGATCGGTTTAAATATTATCGGATTAACAAAAATACGAATTGCAAACCTTCTTCCGGCGATATTATTTGTTATTATATTAGTCATTATTTATGTTTCATTTCTTGCAATATAA
- a CDS encoding aminotransferase class V-fold PLP-dependent enzyme — protein sequence MIYFDQASSSFPKPKMVAEAMVEAVNEYGANPGRGGHRLSQKAASVIENTRRKLSIMFQSDRADRVIFSSNATTAINQGIFGLSLAEGDHVITTSFEHNSVRRPLEKLKAEKGIRVTYLQPSISKEEAKQSLNNALTERTKLVVMTHGSNLTGEVLPIEEWGDVLKDHNALFFVDASQTAGVLPIKMIDSGIDMLAFPSHKGLLGPQGVGVLIVQLHVRLSPRIVGGTGSHSESKEQPDIWPAGLESGTLNTPGIAGLLKGLEYVEKESLEKIYAHEKHLTDLCKKGLMEMGEVEVIAPRNEVKQLGVVAFRIPGIDVNEMAMILDEHYGIAVRSGLHCTPLAHQTCNTIDTGLIRVSFGPFNTEQEVEQLIVAIQEIKEGLLS from the coding sequence ATGATCTATTTTGACCAAGCATCTTCCAGTTTCCCGAAGCCAAAGATGGTGGCTGAAGCAATGGTTGAAGCGGTCAATGAATATGGCGCTAATCCAGGTAGAGGTGGACATCGTTTATCTCAAAAGGCTGCATCAGTGATTGAGAATACAAGAAGAAAGTTATCAATCATGTTTCAAAGTGATCGGGCAGACCGTGTGATTTTTTCATCAAATGCAACAACTGCAATTAACCAAGGGATATTTGGTCTTTCACTTGCAGAGGGCGATCATGTCATCACAACTAGCTTTGAACATAATTCCGTTCGACGACCGTTAGAAAAATTAAAAGCAGAAAAAGGAATCAGGGTAACGTATTTACAACCTTCTATTTCAAAAGAAGAAGCTAAGCAGAGTTTGAATAATGCTTTAACTGAACGAACAAAACTTGTCGTCATGACTCATGGTTCAAACTTGACAGGTGAAGTATTGCCTATTGAAGAATGGGGAGATGTGTTGAAAGATCACAATGCTTTATTTTTCGTCGATGCTTCACAAACAGCAGGAGTGTTACCAATAAAAATGATAGACAGTGGTATTGATATGTTAGCTTTCCCTAGTCATAAAGGGTTACTTGGCCCACAAGGAGTGGGTGTCTTAATTGTACAGCTACATGTTCGACTATCCCCACGAATTGTTGGTGGAACTGGAAGCCATTCTGAATCGAAAGAACAGCCAGATATATGGCCAGCAGGATTAGAAAGTGGAACATTAAATACTCCTGGGATAGCTGGATTATTGAAAGGTTTGGAGTATGTTGAAAAAGAAAGTCTTGAAAAAATCTATGCTCATGAGAAGCACTTAACAGACCTTTGTAAAAAAGGGTTGATGGAAATGGGTGAGGTAGAAGTCATTGCTCCTCGAAATGAAGTGAAGCAACTCGGAGTCGTTGCTTTCCGAATTCCAGGGATTGATGTAAATGAAATGGCAATGATTTTGGACGAACATTATGGTATCGCTGTCCGTTCAGGCTTGCACTGCACTCCTTTGGCACACCAAACGTGCAATACAATTGATACTGGATTAATTCGTGTGAGTTTTGGACCATTCAATACAGAACAAGAAGTTGAACAGTTGATTGTAGCAATTCAAGAGATTAAAGAAGGTCTATTAAGTTAG
- a CDS encoding ParB/RepB/Spo0J family partition protein: MARGLGKGIQAFFPEASNDQDDKVHELKLSELRPNPYQPRKVFEEEAIEELKASIEQHGILQPLIVRKSIKGYEIVAGERRYRAAKSAKLSTVPAVIKELSEDQMMEIALIENLQREDLNPLEEAKAYQKLLEHLQVTQEQLSKKLGKSRPHIANHVRLLQLPQLAQEFIAEGKLSMGHGRALLGLKRKEKLTATIQKVINEKLSVRQLEELVQRINDNVSRETKKKPQLPPIIRERESRLKEYFGTNVNIKKGKKKGKIEIDFFSEEDLERIMDLLQQSEEE, from the coding sequence ATGGCTAGAGGACTAGGTAAAGGTATTCAAGCTTTTTTCCCAGAAGCTTCAAATGATCAAGATGATAAAGTCCATGAATTAAAACTATCTGAATTAAGGCCAAATCCATACCAGCCTCGAAAAGTTTTTGAAGAAGAGGCTATTGAGGAGTTAAAGGCCTCAATTGAACAGCATGGTATTTTACAACCACTTATTGTACGTAAAAGTATAAAGGGATATGAGATTGTTGCTGGAGAACGCCGATACCGAGCAGCCAAATCAGCAAAATTGAGTACGGTTCCTGCTGTTATTAAAGAGTTGTCAGAAGACCAAATGATGGAGATTGCATTAATTGAAAATCTCCAAAGAGAAGATCTAAACCCGCTAGAGGAAGCGAAAGCTTATCAAAAATTATTAGAGCACTTACAAGTAACTCAAGAACAATTATCGAAGAAACTGGGGAAAAGTCGCCCGCATATAGCAAACCATGTTAGGCTCCTACAATTACCGCAACTTGCTCAAGAATTCATCGCTGAAGGTAAGTTATCTATGGGGCATGGGAGAGCCTTGCTCGGGTTAAAACGTAAAGAAAAGCTTACTGCAACGATTCAAAAAGTCATTAATGAAAAATTAAGTGTTCGTCAATTAGAAGAATTAGTACAACGGATAAACGATAATGTTTCACGTGAAACAAAAAAGAAACCTCAGTTACCTCCAATCATACGAGAGCGAGAGTCGAGGTTAAAGGAATACTTCGGTACAAATGTAAACATTAAAAAAGGAAAGAAAAAAGGAAAAATAGAAATTGACTTTTTCTCAGAAGAAGATTTAGAACGTATTATGGATTTGTTGCAACAGTCAGAAGAAGAATAA
- a CDS encoding ParA family protein, whose translation MGRVLAIANQKGGVGKTTTAVNLSACFAHLGKKVLLIDIDPQGNTTSGVGVDKGDVDECIYNVLVEDKNASDVIIPSTVDNLWVLPSTIQLAGAEIELVPTISREVRLKRAIEQVKEQYDYIVIDCPPSLGLLTINSLTASDAVLIPVQCEYYALEGLSQLLNTVRLVQKHLNHDLEIEGVLLTMLDARTNLGIQVIEEVKKYFREKVFQTIIPRNVRLGEAPSHGEPIITYDPKSRGAEVYIDLAKEVMSHG comes from the coding sequence ATGGGAAGAGTTTTAGCCATTGCTAATCAAAAAGGCGGCGTTGGTAAAACAACAACGGCTGTCAATTTAAGTGCATGTTTTGCACATTTAGGAAAAAAGGTATTGTTAATTGATATTGACCCGCAAGGTAATACAACAAGTGGAGTTGGTGTCGACAAAGGCGATGTAGATGAGTGTATTTATAATGTCCTTGTTGAAGATAAAAACGCTTCTGATGTCATCATCCCTTCAACTGTCGACAATTTATGGGTTCTCCCTTCCACGATTCAACTGGCTGGAGCAGAAATTGAATTAGTGCCAACAATCTCAAGGGAAGTTCGTTTAAAAAGAGCAATTGAGCAAGTGAAAGAGCAATATGACTATATAGTGATTGATTGCCCTCCTTCATTAGGATTATTAACGATTAACTCATTAACAGCTTCTGATGCCGTCCTCATCCCTGTACAATGTGAGTACTATGCGTTAGAAGGATTGAGCCAGTTACTTAATACGGTTAGGCTTGTCCAAAAGCATTTAAATCACGATTTAGAAATTGAAGGTGTTCTTTTAACGATGCTGGATGCTAGAACAAACTTAGGGATTCAAGTCATTGAAGAAGTGAAAAAATACTTCCGTGAAAAAGTGTTTCAGACAATTATTCCTAGGAATGTACGGTTAGGAGAAGCACCTAGTCATGGTGAACCAATCATTACATACGACCCGAAGTCAAGGGGAGCTGAAGTGTATATTGATTTAGCGAAGGAAGTGATGAGTCATGGCTAG